The following are encoded together in the Pedobacter sp. D749 genome:
- a CDS encoding RagB/SusD family nutrient uptake outer membrane protein has translation MKNYKNILAAFLIVLSASGCKKQLEIDPKQNIDAGVALNTTADVQNALTGAYTFLATGDLYGTNLVFLPDLYANSGYLTWRGTFSTYGDIADKTIVSNNSDVTRTWVTAYSAINTANIVLSALNVVSDADTKSVIEGKALFIRGIMHFELVRLYALPYDASGANTNLGVPIITKAVKTINDVTNSVARNTVGEVYVAVENDLKSAITKLASVNDQYAAKAFLARVYLQEGKYALARDMANDIITNSPYTLITNSLEAPFRTKNSSEGIFEIKQNEQSNAGTSNDGLATFYASYQNATGGDVGRADALVNPTFYNSFETDDKRKTEMIYDGTGARNGLFTKKWYSFYDNLPVCRVTEQYLIRAECNFRLGTDIGATPADDINTLRTRAGLGDVVPTLDIILNEREKELDYEGFRLHDYKRTKRSIGTFAYDNPKLVFPIPDREINVNKALKQNPGY, from the coding sequence ATGAAAAATTACAAAAATATATTAGCTGCATTTCTTATTGTTCTAAGCGCATCAGGCTGCAAAAAACAATTAGAAATAGATCCTAAACAAAATATAGATGCCGGTGTGGCACTAAACACAACAGCAGATGTTCAAAATGCGCTAACAGGCGCCTATACCTTTTTGGCTACTGGCGACCTATACGGAACAAATCTTGTCTTTCTGCCAGACCTTTATGCAAACAGTGGTTATTTAACTTGGAGGGGAACTTTTTCTACTTACGGCGACATTGCAGACAAAACAATTGTATCGAATAATTCCGATGTCACCCGAACTTGGGTAACCGCTTACAGCGCGATTAACACCGCCAACATTGTGCTTTCGGCACTAAATGTGGTAAGTGATGCAGATACAAAAAGTGTAATAGAAGGGAAAGCTTTATTTATTAGGGGTATTATGCATTTTGAACTGGTAAGATTGTACGCTTTGCCTTATGATGCATCTGGTGCTAATACAAACTTAGGCGTTCCTATTATTACAAAGGCAGTTAAAACAATAAATGATGTAACCAATTCAGTTGCGAGGAATACGGTTGGCGAGGTTTATGTTGCGGTAGAAAATGATTTAAAATCAGCGATCACTAAATTGGCTTCAGTTAATGATCAATATGCTGCAAAGGCTTTTTTAGCCAGGGTTTACCTACAGGAAGGCAAGTATGCTTTAGCAAGGGATATGGCCAATGATATTATTACTAATAGCCCGTATACGTTAATTACCAATTCTCTTGAAGCACCTTTTAGGACAAAAAATTCAAGTGAAGGTATTTTTGAAATCAAACAGAACGAACAAAGCAATGCAGGTACCTCTAACGATGGGCTAGCTACTTTTTATGCAAGCTATCAAAATGCTACTGGCGGAGATGTAGGCAGGGCTGATGCGCTGGTGAACCCCACTTTTTACAATTCGTTCGAAACTGATGATAAAAGAAAAACAGAAATGATTTATGATGGTACTGGTGCCAGAAATGGGCTTTTTACTAAAAAATGGTACAGCTTTTATGATAACCTACCTGTTTGCAGGGTTACAGAGCAATACCTCATCAGGGCAGAATGTAATTTTAGATTAGGTACTGATATTGGAGCTACACCAGCTGACGATATTAATACGTTAAGAACCAGGGCCGGATTAGGAGATGTTGTTCCAACTCTCGATATTATCTTAAATGAACGCGAAAAAGAACTGGATTATGAAGGTTTCAGGCTTCACGATTATAAACGTACCAAACGTTCAATCGGAACATTTGCCTATGATAACCCTAAATTGGTATTCCCGATTCCAGACCGTGAAATAAATGTGAACAAAGCATTAAAGCAAAATCCAGGCTACTAG
- a CDS encoding glycoside hydrolase family 130 protein: MSDIARRFPENPILCPKELNASRAGLEIVCLLNPGVFTFQNKIWLLVRVAERPAQKQGLISFPVLRKNGIEIIEIAESDPALADNDPRVINYQGADYLTTLSHLRLVCSDDGVHFYQPAGYPLLQGEGEDETFGIEDCRVSLIDNTYYLTFTSVSAHGVGVGLRTTKDWKRFEKHGMIIPPHNKDCAIFEECINGKFYALHRPSSVALGGNYIWLAESPDGIHWGKHKCIVKTRPNHWDSARVGAGAAPIKTVEGWLEIYHGANGKHQYCLGAFLMDLNDPSKVLARTEEPIMVPTADYELHGFFGEVVFTNGHIVNGDELTIYYGAADEFVCGAKFSVKEILSTLKYA, encoded by the coding sequence ATGTCCGATATTGCAAGAAGATTTCCCGAAAACCCAATTTTATGTCCAAAAGAGCTAAATGCCAGTAGGGCAGGACTAGAAATCGTTTGTCTTTTAAATCCCGGGGTTTTTACCTTTCAAAATAAAATATGGCTTCTGGTACGCGTAGCAGAACGGCCGGCGCAAAAACAGGGGCTTATTTCTTTCCCGGTTTTAAGAAAAAATGGCATCGAAATTATCGAGATAGCAGAGTCAGACCCTGCTTTGGCAGATAATGATCCACGGGTAATCAATTATCAGGGTGCTGACTATTTAACCACGTTATCGCATCTAAGGCTGGTTTGCAGTGATGATGGTGTACATTTTTACCAACCAGCCGGTTATCCTTTACTGCAGGGTGAGGGAGAAGATGAAACGTTTGGCATTGAAGATTGCCGTGTATCCTTAATCGATAACACTTACTATTTAACTTTTACCTCGGTATCTGCGCATGGGGTAGGGGTTGGATTAAGAACCACAAAAGATTGGAAGCGTTTTGAGAAACACGGTATGATTATCCCACCGCACAATAAAGACTGCGCCATATTCGAAGAATGTATTAACGGTAAATTTTACGCTTTACACCGCCCTAGCAGTGTGGCTTTGGGTGGTAATTATATCTGGCTGGCCGAATCTCCAGATGGAATCCATTGGGGTAAACACAAGTGTATTGTTAAAACGAGACCTAACCACTGGGATAGTGCCCGTGTGGGCGCCGGTGCAGCACCGATAAAAACCGTAGAAGGATGGCTCGAAATCTACCACGGTGCAAACGGGAAACATCAGTATTGCCTGGGTGCTTTTTTAATGGATTTAAATGATCCATCGAAAGTACTGGCCAGAACCGAAGAACCGATTATGGTGCCAACAGCAGATTATGAACTGCATGGTTTCTTTGGCGAGGTGGTGTTTACAAACGGCCACATCGTTAATGGAGATGAACTGACTATTTACTACGGAGCCGCTGATGAATTTGTTTGCGGGGCTAAATTTTCGGTGAAGGAAATTTTGAGTACCTTGAAATATGCTTAG
- a CDS encoding pitrilysin family protein yields the protein MKFKLFTLACFLITGSLAKAQTIYQWKTGTSGGFTYKYVTNDPTKTRFYTLKNGLTVILSQNNKEPNITYKMAVRAGSNTDPRTNTGLAHYLEHLLFKGTDKFGTLNYAKEKPLLDKIEALYETYIKTTDPAKRKEIYKEIDKTSGEASNYSIANEYDKMMKSIGSNATNAHTAVEETVYEEDLPSNAIDKFLAVQAERFRNPVFRIFHTELEAVYEEKNIGMDNDGRKMYEKMLYALFPTHNYGQQTTIGTVEHLKNPSLVEIRKYYNKYYVPNNMALIMSGDINYDDLIKKIDKDFAYMVPKPFALYNPAPEKPLTQVQTVDIYGPSAENLYIAYRGFAQNTHQSLLLDLIGSILSNGKAGLMDININQQQKMLRAGAGYNSMKDYGIFILSGSPKAGQSLEEAQKLLLEQVELLKKGEFDESLIKATVANIKLAELQSFDNNDVRADFAMNAFIQNRGTEWDKTLASTDAMAKVTKKEIVEFANKFFINNYAAILKHKGEDKSIVKVEKPTITAVKTNANEVSPFTKNIIDAPVKPIAPKFLDYTKDLNFGKAGIADVIAIQNTENGIFRMGYRFDMGSYNYKLLPYAAQYLSFLSTDKYSAEDISKAFYNIACSYSINVGTDVTTVSITGLQENFDKAVALLEDVLAHCKPNEKALEDLKGRLLKSRDNNKLNKSSILSGLMSYAQYGADNPFNYGLTNDEIKNIKSADLIYLLHNLTNYKHTITYYGPKTLPAFSADIVKAHPLAKEFTDAAPLKKFVYTKTDSNKVYFADYDMVQAEIRWVRNGGLYDPANAAKIALFNNYFGGGMGSVVFQTIRESKALAYSTFAVYSSPNTKEKENAIIAYVGTQADKMNEAVAGMNELLTTLPESDKSFDLSKANTLNGLETNRITKDGIINSYLADKKLGFDHDSRIDEYANLKPLTFNDVKSFHQNNLSGKPYSYCVVASEKKINMADLAKFGPVTKLSLEQIFGY from the coding sequence ATGAAATTTAAACTATTTACTTTGGCTTGTTTTCTTATTACAGGTTCTTTAGCGAAGGCGCAAACAATCTATCAATGGAAAACAGGAACATCTGGTGGCTTTACCTACAAGTACGTTACCAACGACCCAACCAAAACACGTTTTTATACGTTAAAAAACGGTTTGACTGTAATTTTATCTCAAAACAACAAAGAGCCAAATATTACTTACAAAATGGCGGTAAGAGCGGGCAGTAATACCGATCCGCGTACCAATACCGGTTTGGCGCATTACTTAGAACACCTTTTATTTAAAGGAACAGATAAATTTGGAACGCTAAATTATGCCAAAGAGAAACCACTTTTAGATAAGATCGAAGCACTTTACGAAACGTACATCAAAACTACCGATCCGGCCAAACGTAAGGAGATTTATAAGGAAATAGACAAAACATCAGGCGAAGCTTCTAATTATTCTATCGCAAACGAATACGATAAAATGATGAAATCGATCGGAAGTAATGCAACCAACGCGCATACCGCTGTAGAAGAAACCGTTTACGAAGAAGACCTTCCATCAAATGCCATTGATAAATTTTTGGCTGTGCAGGCTGAGCGTTTCCGAAATCCTGTATTTCGCATCTTCCATACCGAATTAGAAGCTGTTTACGAAGAAAAAAACATCGGCATGGATAACGATGGTCGTAAAATGTACGAAAAAATGTTATATGCATTGTTTCCAACACATAACTACGGCCAACAGACCACCATTGGTACTGTTGAACATTTGAAAAATCCATCCTTAGTCGAAATCAGAAAATATTACAACAAATATTATGTGCCTAATAATATGGCCTTAATTATGAGTGGTGATATTAATTATGATGATTTAATTAAAAAAATCGACAAAGATTTTGCTTACATGGTTCCTAAACCATTTGCACTTTACAACCCTGCGCCAGAAAAACCATTAACCCAGGTTCAAACGGTTGATATTTACGGTCCAAGTGCCGAAAACTTATATATTGCTTACCGGGGCTTTGCCCAAAATACCCACCAAAGTTTACTGTTAGATTTAATCGGAAGCATTTTATCTAATGGCAAAGCGGGTTTAATGGATATCAACATTAACCAGCAACAAAAAATGTTGCGTGCAGGTGCTGGTTATAACTCCATGAAAGATTACGGAATCTTCATTTTATCTGGTTCTCCGAAAGCCGGACAAAGTTTAGAAGAGGCCCAAAAATTATTATTAGAGCAGGTAGAATTGCTTAAAAAAGGCGAGTTCGACGAAAGCCTGATTAAAGCAACTGTTGCCAACATTAAACTGGCCGAACTACAAAGTTTTGACAATAACGACGTTCGCGCAGATTTTGCAATGAATGCCTTTATCCAAAACCGCGGCACAGAATGGGATAAAACCTTAGCCTCAACCGATGCCATGGCCAAAGTAACCAAAAAGGAAATTGTAGAGTTTGCCAACAAGTTTTTCATTAATAACTATGCTGCTATCTTAAAACATAAAGGTGAAGACAAAAGCATTGTTAAAGTAGAAAAACCTACAATTACAGCAGTAAAAACCAATGCTAACGAAGTTTCTCCATTTACCAAAAACATTATCGATGCTCCGGTAAAACCGATCGCACCTAAGTTTTTAGATTACACCAAAGACCTTAATTTTGGTAAAGCAGGTATTGCCGATGTAATTGCCATACAAAATACAGAAAATGGCATTTTCCGTATGGGTTACCGTTTTGATATGGGTTCTTATAACTACAAATTGCTGCCTTATGCTGCGCAATACCTATCTTTTTTAAGTACCGATAAATATTCTGCAGAAGATATCAGCAAAGCATTCTATAATATTGCCTGTAGCTATAGTATCAATGTAGGTACTGATGTAACTACCGTTTCTATCACCGGTTTACAAGAGAATTTTGATAAAGCAGTGGCTTTGCTTGAAGATGTTTTAGCACATTGTAAACCAAACGAAAAAGCTTTAGAAGATTTAAAAGGCCGTTTGTTAAAATCAAGAGATAACAACAAATTAAATAAATCGTCAATTCTAAGTGGTTTAATGAGTTATGCACAGTATGGTGCAGATAATCCTTTTAATTACGGATTAACCAATGATGAGATCAAAAACATTAAATCGGCAGATTTGATCTACCTTTTACACAACCTTACCAATTACAAACACACCATTACCTATTACGGACCTAAAACATTGCCTGCATTTTCTGCTGATATTGTAAAAGCACATCCATTGGCAAAAGAATTTACTGATGCTGCACCGCTTAAGAAATTTGTTTATACCAAAACCGATTCGAACAAAGTATACTTTGCCGATTACGATATGGTACAGGCCGAAATCCGTTGGGTACGCAATGGTGGATTGTACGATCCGGCAAATGCTGCAAAAATTGCTTTATTTAACAACTATTTTGGTGGTGGCATGGGTTCGGTTGTATTCCAAACCATCCGCGAATCTAAAGCCTTAGCTTATTCTACTTTTGCAGTATATTCTTCTCCAAACACCAAAGAGAAAGAGAATGCAATTATTGCTTATGTAGGTACACAGGCCGATAAAATGAACGAAGCTGTAGCAGGTATGAATGAGTTATTAACCACTTTACCAGAGTCTGATAAATCATTTGACTTATCTAAAGCCAATACCTTAAACGGCCTCGAAACCAACCGTATTACTAAAGATGGTATTATCAACAGCTACCTGGCAGATAAAAAATTAGGTTTCGATCACGACTCAAGGATTGATGAATACGCCAACTTAAAGCCATTAACGTTTAATGATGTAAAATCATTCCATCAAAACAACCTTTCGGGCAAGCCATACAGCTATTGTGTTGTTGCGTCAGAGAAAAAAATCAACATGGCCGATTTAGCCAAATTTGGTCCGGTAACTAAATTGAGCTTAGAGCAGATTTTTGGATACTAA
- a CDS encoding CsbD family protein produces the protein MDKLELKGKWNEIKGKVKQAYGDLTDDDLKHEEGQDDELLGKLQQKTGKGRDELVKWINSL, from the coding sequence ATGGATAAGTTAGAATTAAAAGGAAAGTGGAACGAAATAAAAGGTAAGGTTAAACAAGCGTATGGAGATTTAACCGATGATGATTTAAAGCACGAAGAAGGCCAGGACGATGAATTGTTAGGCAAGTTGCAACAAAAAACCGGCAAGGGAAGAGATGAACTTGTGAAATGGATTAACTCATTATAG
- a CDS encoding TonB-dependent receptor, producing the protein MKKLLFSMLLSLGVISFAFAQGKVITGKVTSVSGPIPGVSVFVKGLPANGTQSDASGAFKLTVADDAKTLVFSFIGYKAKELPITGQTINVNLDEENNTLSDVVVVGYGTQNKRDVTGSIARVTAADLKDKPLTTIESALQGKAPGVFINSGSGKLGQALQIRVRGISSISASNQPLFVIDGVPIVSEALGTYTEADNPLAAISPDDIESMEVLKDAASAAIYGARGSNGVVLITTKKGKEGRTNIDFGYYAGFSDPTKKGEFLNADQYRQLLDASFKYNNYDNGDYANAAEMWKDYTGTDDWTGNNNTNWVNEAFRKGHTQQYNLNINGGDAKTRFMLSGNYNNNDGIIVSNRYVRTGGRLSVDHTVSKILDVGGSVNISKVDNYRIPTDNAFSNPLQLNALPPIQPVRDASGQLNGSTVYYNSLIDYDNGKNLSTTYRTFANAYASLKITPDLVFRSEYGFDFNNLEEEQFLGSKTQDGGSTGGYSSDYMAKSINFNTNNTLNYTKTFNEKHNLNVLAGFAFQDTKFRYSSVTGTTLPSDSFTKIASAAVISAGESSETRHTFVSYLARVNYKYEEKYLLSASIRTDGSSRFGVNNRYGTFPAVSAGWIINQEEFLKSSSWVSVLKLRGSYGLTGNAEIGDFASRNLYRGVNYAGVGGTRPSQLGDPNLSWENTTNYNIGLDFGLFSDRISGTVEYYKKKTTDLLLNAPIAATNGFSTITRNIGDMQNKGFEFSLNTRNFVGEFKWSTSFNISLNRNKVLRLVDDQPIYPGGRFLGRIAVGEPLGYFYGKAYAGVDPANGDALYFVDASRTATTNDYALAQNQKLGDPNPKFYGGFGNHFSFKNFDLDIQSQFVSGNDIYNMAGPFQSANGDYFDNQTIDQLNYWTPTNTITTIPQPRFGKGNGTGSSSRWIQDGSYLRMKSVTLGYNIPKAFISKYKLQNVRIYASALNLFTITGYKGYDPEVNTPSGGSLQSDNIQLGHDFYTPPQARTITFGVNIGL; encoded by the coding sequence ATGAAAAAACTACTCTTTAGTATGCTTTTGTCTCTCGGTGTAATTTCGTTTGCTTTCGCACAAGGCAAGGTAATTACCGGGAAAGTTACATCAGTCTCCGGACCAATTCCGGGTGTTAGTGTATTTGTAAAAGGCTTACCAGCTAACGGCACGCAGAGTGATGCCTCTGGAGCCTTTAAATTAACGGTTGCAGACGATGCAAAAACGCTAGTTTTCAGCTTTATCGGTTACAAAGCCAAAGAATTGCCAATAACTGGGCAAACTATAAACGTAAATCTGGATGAAGAGAACAACACTTTGTCAGATGTGGTTGTGGTGGGATATGGTACGCAGAATAAACGGGATGTGACGGGATCAATAGCAAGAGTTACCGCAGCCGATTTGAAAGACAAACCCCTAACAACTATAGAAAGTGCCTTACAAGGTAAAGCGCCAGGGGTATTTATCAACTCTGGTAGTGGTAAACTGGGCCAGGCGCTTCAAATCCGGGTAAGGGGTATTTCTTCTATTTCGGCAAGTAACCAACCTTTATTCGTTATTGATGGCGTGCCAATAGTAAGTGAAGCATTGGGAACCTATACAGAAGCGGATAACCCGCTTGCGGCCATTAGCCCAGATGATATAGAATCGATGGAAGTTTTAAAAGACGCCGCATCTGCAGCAATTTATGGAGCCAGGGGATCGAACGGGGTTGTGCTGATTACAACTAAAAAAGGCAAGGAAGGAAGAACCAATATCGATTTTGGCTATTATGCCGGCTTCAGCGATCCAACCAAAAAGGGCGAGTTTTTAAATGCCGATCAATACCGTCAATTATTAGATGCATCGTTTAAGTACAACAACTATGACAATGGAGACTATGCCAATGCTGCAGAAATGTGGAAAGATTATACGGGCACAGATGACTGGACGGGCAACAATAATACCAATTGGGTAAACGAAGCTTTTAGAAAAGGACATACTCAACAATACAACTTAAATATTAATGGTGGTGATGCAAAAACAAGGTTTATGCTCTCCGGGAACTATAATAATAATGATGGAATTATAGTGAGCAACCGTTATGTACGTACTGGTGGTCGCTTAAGTGTAGACCATACTGTTTCGAAAATTTTAGATGTTGGAGGATCAGTTAATATCTCTAAAGTAGATAACTACCGTATTCCTACTGATAATGCCTTCTCTAATCCATTACAATTAAATGCCTTGCCACCAATTCAGCCTGTACGTGATGCATCAGGTCAATTAAATGGTTCTACTGTTTATTATAACAGCTTAATTGATTATGATAATGGTAAAAATTTATCAACCACGTACAGAACTTTTGCCAATGCTTATGCAAGTTTAAAAATCACACCCGATTTAGTTTTTAGAAGTGAGTATGGTTTTGATTTTAACAATTTAGAAGAAGAACAGTTTTTAGGATCAAAAACACAGGACGGAGGTAGCACAGGAGGCTATTCTTCCGATTATATGGCTAAATCTATAAACTTCAATACAAACAACACCCTTAATTACACCAAAACATTTAACGAAAAACATAACCTGAATGTATTGGCTGGTTTCGCCTTTCAAGATACGAAGTTCAGGTATTCATCTGTAACTGGAACTACTCTACCGTCAGACAGTTTTACTAAGATTGCAAGTGCAGCAGTAATTTCTGCGGGTGAATCTTCAGAAACCAGACACACTTTTGTTTCGTATCTGGCCAGGGTAAATTATAAATATGAAGAGAAATACCTGCTAAGTGCATCAATAAGAACGGATGGTTCATCAAGGTTTGGTGTAAACAACAGGTATGGAACTTTCCCTGCAGTTTCGGCTGGCTGGATCATTAACCAGGAAGAGTTTTTAAAATCGAGTAGCTGGGTAAGTGTATTAAAACTTAGGGGAAGTTATGGTTTAACGGGTAATGCAGAAATTGGCGATTTTGCTTCCAGAAATTTATATCGTGGGGTTAACTACGCTGGTGTAGGTGGTACACGTCCGAGCCAGTTAGGCGATCCGAATTTAAGCTGGGAAAATACAACCAATTATAATATAGGTTTAGATTTTGGTTTATTCTCAGACCGGATTTCGGGTACGGTTGAATATTACAAAAAGAAAACGACCGATTTACTGCTAAATGCACCAATTGCCGCCACAAATGGTTTTTCAACCATTACGAGGAACATTGGCGATATGCAAAACAAGGGATTTGAATTCTCCTTAAATACCAGAAATTTTGTCGGGGAGTTTAAATGGTCTACCTCTTTTAATATCTCACTCAACAGAAATAAGGTTTTACGTTTGGTTGATGACCAACCTATTTATCCCGGAGGAAGATTTTTAGGTAGAATTGCTGTTGGAGAGCCACTTGGTTACTTTTATGGCAAAGCTTATGCAGGCGTAGATCCGGCCAATGGTGATGCCCTTTATTTTGTTGATGCATCAAGAACGGCAACAACCAATGACTATGCCCTTGCACAAAACCAAAAGCTTGGCGATCCAAACCCTAAATTCTATGGTGGCTTTGGCAATCATTTCTCTTTTAAAAATTTCGATCTGGATATTCAGTCGCAATTTGTTTCTGGTAATGATATTTATAATATGGCAGGTCCTTTCCAATCAGCAAACGGCGATTATTTTGATAACCAAACCATTGATCAGTTAAACTATTGGACACCTACCAACACCATCACCACCATCCCACAACCAAGGTTTGGTAAAGGAAATGGAACAGGCTCGTCATCCAGATGGATACAAGATGGGTCTTATCTGAGGATGAAGAGTGTAACCTTGGGCTATAATATTCCCAAAGCCTTTATAAGTAAGTATAAATTACAAAATGTAAGGATATACGCATCTGCTCTTAACCTATTTACCATAACTGGTTATAAAGGTTACGATCCGGAAGTGAATACCCCGAGTGGTGGCTCGCTCCAGTCTGACAACATTCAACTCGGTCACGATTTTTATACTCCACCACAAGCAAGAACCATTACTTTCGGTGTAAACATTGGCTTATAA
- the acs gene encoding acetate--CoA ligase, translating to MQITSFKQYEEDYKKSVENPEQFWGEVAQNFQWRKPWFKVLSWNFNEPNIKWFEGAKLNITENCLDRHLVTNGDKPAIIWEPNNPEEESVTYTYKMLHERVCRFANVLKRNGAKKGDRICIYMPMVPELAIAVLACARIGAVHSVIFGGFSAKSIADRINDSQCKVVITADGAYRGNKQIPLKDVIDDALIGCPTVEKCIVLTHVRTPVSMLKGRDVWWEDEVKHVNDICEAEEMDAEDMLFILYTSGSTGKPKGVVHTCGGYMVYAGYTFSNVFNYQPGEVYFCTADIGWITGHSYIVYGPLSQGATSVLFEGIPTYPSPSRFWDIVEKHKVNTLYTAPTAIRSLMSFSEEPLNGKDLSSIRVLGSVGEPINEEAWHWFDEKIGHGKAPIVDTWWQTETGGIMISPIATVTPTKPSFATLPLPGIQPILVDENGNEIEGNGVMGNLCIKFPWPGMLRTTYGDHERCKQTYFSTYENLYFTGDGCLRDEDGYYRITGRVDDVLNVSGHRIGTAEVENAINMHAGVVESAVVGYPHDVKGQGIYAFVIYPEMHGEAELSKKDILQTVTRVIGAIAKPDKILFVSGLPKTRSGKIMRRILRKIAEGDTANLGDTSTLLDPGVVEEIIEAAKKL from the coding sequence ATGCAAATTACATCTTTCAAGCAATACGAAGAAGATTATAAGAAAAGCGTAGAAAACCCTGAGCAGTTTTGGGGCGAAGTGGCGCAGAACTTTCAATGGCGCAAGCCCTGGTTCAAGGTATTATCCTGGAACTTTAACGAACCAAATATCAAGTGGTTTGAAGGTGCGAAACTTAACATCACCGAAAATTGTTTAGACCGGCATTTGGTTACCAATGGAGATAAACCAGCCATTATTTGGGAGCCCAATAACCCGGAAGAAGAAAGTGTTACTTATACTTATAAAATGTTGCATGAGCGTGTTTGCCGTTTTGCCAATGTTTTAAAACGTAATGGTGCTAAAAAGGGCGACCGTATTTGTATTTACATGCCTATGGTGCCTGAACTGGCCATTGCTGTTTTGGCTTGTGCCAGGATTGGTGCTGTTCACTCCGTTATTTTTGGAGGATTTTCTGCTAAATCGATTGCCGACCGGATTAACGATTCGCAATGTAAGGTGGTAATTACGGCTGATGGTGCTTACCGTGGCAACAAACAGATCCCTCTAAAAGATGTAATCGATGATGCCTTAATTGGCTGCCCAACTGTAGAAAAATGTATTGTATTAACCCATGTTCGCACACCTGTTTCCATGCTGAAAGGCAGGGACGTATGGTGGGAAGATGAAGTTAAACACGTCAACGATATCTGCGAGGCAGAAGAAATGGATGCAGAAGATATGTTATTCATTCTATATACATCTGGTTCTACCGGCAAACCCAAAGGTGTGGTGCATACCTGTGGAGGTTATATGGTTTATGCGGGTTATACCTTCTCCAATGTGTTTAATTACCAGCCTGGTGAGGTTTATTTTTGTACAGCCGATATTGGCTGGATTACCGGTCACTCTTATATCGTTTACGGGCCGCTTTCGCAAGGTGCAACCTCTGTGCTTTTCGAAGGGATCCCGACTTACCCAAGCCCTTCCCGTTTTTGGGATATTGTAGAAAAACATAAAGTAAATACCTTATATACCGCACCTACAGCCATCCGTTCTTTAATGAGTTTTAGTGAGGAACCATTAAACGGTAAAGATTTAAGCTCAATCCGCGTTTTAGGCTCGGTAGGAGAGCCGATTAATGAAGAGGCATGGCATTGGTTCGATGAGAAAATCGGGCACGGTAAAGCGCCTATTGTTGATACCTGGTGGCAAACGGAAACCGGAGGGATTATGATTTCGCCCATTGCTACCGTAACACCAACCAAACCTAGTTTTGCCACATTGCCTTTACCGGGTATCCAGCCAATTTTGGTAGATGAAAACGGGAATGAAATTGAAGGAAATGGGGTGATGGGAAACCTTTGTATTAAATTCCCCTGGCCAGGCATGTTGCGTACCACTTATGGTGACCATGAGCGTTGCAAACAGACTTATTTCTCTACTTACGAGAATTTATACTTTACTGGTGATGGCTGTTTGCGTGATGAAGATGGTTATTATCGAATCACAGGTCGTGTTGATGATGTATTAAATGTTTCGGGGCATAGAATTGGAACCGCTGAAGTAGAAAATGCCATTAACATGCATGCGGGTGTGGTAGAAAGTGCAGTTGTGGGTTATCCGCACGATGTAAAAGGACAGGGGATTTATGCGTTTGTAATCTACCCTGAAATGCATGGCGAAGCAGAATTATCAAAAAAAGATATATTACAAACGGTTACCCGCGTAATTGGGGCAATTGCCAAACCTGATAAAATATTGTTTGTTTCTGGTTTACCCAAAACACGTTCGGGCAAAATTATGCGCAGGATTCTGCGTAAAATTGCCGAAGGAGATACTGCTAATTTAGGCGATACGTCTACCTTGCTCGATCCAGGTGTGGTAGAAGAAATTATTGAAGCGGCGAAAAAGCTTTAA